The following coding sequences are from one Halorubrum sp. BOL3-1 window:
- a CDS encoding DUF1684 domain-containing protein has product MASSDDDDWAAQVRAQRRAKTEHFRDSGRSPLPVSMRGDAFPGLDYFEPDPAYRFVLPLHEHDEPETVTVETTADGEQTFRRAGEFRFEVDGEAVTLQAYRPADGEDRLWVPFRDATGGEETYGAGRYLDLEPDRDRVDGEWILDFNLAYNPTCAYNHAYECPLVPGENWLEVAIEAGERDFPGEPAGADH; this is encoded by the coding sequence ATGGCATCCAGCGACGACGACGACTGGGCGGCACAGGTCCGGGCACAGCGGCGGGCGAAGACCGAACACTTCCGCGATTCGGGCCGGTCGCCGCTGCCCGTCTCGATGCGGGGCGACGCGTTCCCCGGACTCGACTACTTCGAGCCGGACCCGGCGTACCGGTTCGTCCTCCCGCTTCACGAACACGACGAGCCGGAGACCGTCACCGTCGAGACGACGGCGGACGGCGAGCAGACGTTTCGGCGGGCGGGGGAGTTCCGGTTCGAGGTCGACGGGGAGGCGGTGACGCTTCAGGCGTACCGGCCGGCCGACGGCGAGGACCGCCTCTGGGTGCCGTTCCGCGACGCGACCGGCGGCGAGGAGACGTACGGCGCCGGGCGGTACCTCGATTTAGAACCCGACCGCGACCGCGTCGACGGCGAGTGGATACTGGACTTCAACCTCGCGTACAACCCCACGTGCGCGTACAACCACGCCTACGAGTGCCCGCTCGTTCCGGGCGAGAACTGGCTGGAGGTCGCGATCGAGGCCGGCGAGCGGGACTTCCCCGGCGAGCCGGCCGGGGCGGATCACTGA